CAACTTCGGTATGCCCAGTGCTGCTATGAACGACGCGCTGTTATGTACATGCTCCTCTATACTCCTCCTGATATATTCCCCCTTCCTGTGTCACACACAGGACGGGAGTCACCTAATCTGTACCCAGCCAGTCGTCGATAAAGGTCGATGCAAGGCCGGCGTGGTGTTGTCCCACACGTTTGAATTGAAGAACGTCGGTCAAGAATTACTCGTGATCCGCCGAGTCGAGAGCGCCTGCGGGTGTATCAAGCTAGCCGTGGGTGCCCAAGAACTGCGCGGCGGAGAAATCACAGCGCTGACTGTCGAAATCGCCACTTTGACCCAACCGGACGGACTGCAACGCTGGCCCATCCGGCTTTACTACCAGTCCCCATCCGACGAAAAAGCAGCGCGCGAACGCACCCTAGAGTTGGCGATCCAAGCCCGTATCGTCCGGGAAGTCGATATACAACCTTCACGATTGGTCATCAGTACCCGTGGAGCAACAAAACATACAATAACCATCACAGATCATAGGCCGAGAACTTTTACGATTCGCCGGATTTCCTCAGTATCACCATTTGTGACAGCTACAATTCTGAAGCACGCGGATTCACGGCATGAGATCATGGTGCAAGTCCAAGACCAACTGCCCGAGGGAGAGCATGATGGCAGCGTCAGCATTTGGACCGATGACGCCGAGTATCGAGAAATCCGCATTCCCGTGCTCATCCTCCGCCAGCCCAATAAGCAGGTGGTGTGGACGCCAGATGAGGTGATTTTCTACCTCCAATCGGGTCAGCCTTCCTCTCAGCTTGTCCAGATTCGTTCTCTGACTGCTGAGCCGGTCCGGATTGTGAACGCGGTGAGCGATCATCCCGCGGTGCAAGTGAAGTTTCCCCAAGAGTCCCGTCGAATGACTGCTGTGCGGATCAGTGTATCTCCGGCCACAGTTTCCACCTCTGGGACAGCACTGGTCCGCGTAGAATTGTCCAAACCGCGAGCTGAGACGTTATTGATTCCTATCCGTTGGGCCTTTAGTAACCCCAAACGTTAACCATGCCCTCC
This Thermogemmata fonticola DNA region includes the following protein-coding sequences:
- a CDS encoding DUF1573 domain-containing protein, with translation MNDALLCTCSSILLLIYSPFLCHTQDGSHLICTQPVVDKGRCKAGVVLSHTFELKNVGQELLVIRRVESACGCIKLAVGAQELRGGEITALTVEIATLTQPDGLQRWPIRLYYQSPSDEKAARERTLELAIQARIVREVDIQPSRLVISTRGATKHTITITDHRPRTFTIRRISSVSPFVTATILKHADSRHEIMVQVQDQLPEGEHDGSVSIWTDDAEYREIRIPVLILRQPNKQVVWTPDEVIFYLQSGQPSSQLVQIRSLTAEPVRIVNAVSDHPAVQVKFPQESRRMTAVRISVSPATVSTSGTALVRVELSKPRAETLLIPIRWAFSNPKR